The proteins below are encoded in one region of Saccopteryx leptura isolate mSacLep1 chromosome 1, mSacLep1_pri_phased_curated, whole genome shotgun sequence:
- the TARS1 gene encoding threonine--tRNA ligase 1, cytoplasmic — protein MAGEEKPVGAGQEKRKEEGKKKNKEGSGNGGRAELNPWPEYINTRLEMYNKLKAEHDAILAEKAEKDSKPIKVTLPDGKQVDAESWKTTPYQVACGISQGLADNTVIAKVNKVVWDLDRPLEEDCTLELLKFEDEEAQAVYWHSSAHIMGEAMERVYGGCLCYGPPIENGFYYDMYLEEGGVSSNDFSSLESLCKKIIKEKQTFERLEVKKETLLEMFKYNKFKCRILNEKVNTPTTTVYRCGPLIDLCRGPHVRHTGKIKTLKIHKNSSTYWEGKADMETLQRIYGISFPDPKMLKEWEKFQEEAKNRDHRKIGRDQELYFFHELSPGSCFFLPKGAYIYNTLIEFIRSEYRKRGFQEVVTPNIYNSRLWVTSGHWQHYSENMFSFEVEKEQFALKPMNCPGHCLMFDHRPRSWRELPLRLADFGVLHRNELSGALTGLTRVRRFQQDDAHIFCAMEQIETEIKGCLDFLRTVYSIFGFSFKLNLSTRPEKFLGDIEVWNQAEKQLENSLNEFGEKWELNPGDGAFYGPKIDIQIKDAIGRYHQCATIQLDFQLPIRFNLTFVSHDGDDKKRPVIVHRAILGSVERMIAILTENYAGKWPFWLSPRQVMVVPVGPTCDEYAQKVRQQFHDAKFMVDVDLDPGCTLNKKIRNAQLAQYNFILVVGEKEKTSGTVNIRTRDNKVHGERTISETVARLQQLKQFRSKQAEEEF, from the exons TTGAATCCTTGGCCTGAATATATTAACACGCGTCTTGAGATGTATAATAAACTAAAAGCAGAACACGATGCCATTctggcagaaaaagcagaaaaggatAGCAAGCCAATTAAAGTCACTCTGCCCGACGGTAAACAGGTGGATGCGGAATCCTGGAAAACGACCCCGTATCAAGTTGCGTGTGGCATTAG TCAAGGCCTGGCTGACAACACCGTTATTGCTAAAGTGAATAAAGTTGTTTGGGACCTAGACCGGCCTCTGGAGGAAGACTGTACCTTGGAGCTTCTCAAGTTTGAGGACGAGGAAGCTCAGGCA GTATATTGGCACTCAAGTGCTCACATAATGGGCGAAGCCATGGAAAGAGTCTATGGTGGATGTTTGTGTTATGGTCCCCCAATAGAAAATGGATTCTATTATGACATGTACCTTGAAGAGGG gggtGTGTCCAGTAATGATTTCTCTTCTTTAGAGAGTCTAtgtaagaaaattattaaagaaaaacaaacttttgaAAGACTGGAAGTTAAGAAGGAAACTTTACTGGAAATGTTTAAG TACAACAAGTTCAAGTGTCGCATATTGAATGAAAAAGTGAATACTCCAACTACCACAGTGTATAG gtgtggCCCCTTGATAGATCTCTGCCGGGGTCCTCATGTCAGACACACTGGCAAGATTAAGACTCTGAAAATACATAAA AATTCGTCCACATACTGGGAAGGAAAAGCAGATATGGAGACTCTGCAGAGAATTTACGGCATTTCGTTCCCAGATCCGAAAATGTTGAAAGAGTGGGAGAAGTTCCAAGAGGAAGCTAAAAACCGAGATCATAGGAAAATTGGGAGG gaCCAAGAACTATATTTCTTCCATGAACTCAGCCCTGGAAGCTGCTTTTTCCTGCCAAAGGGAGCGTACATTTATAACACACTTATTGAATTCATCAGG AGTGAATATAGGAAACGAGGCTTCCAGGAGGTGGTCACCCCAAATATCTACAACAGCCGACTGTGGGTGACCTCAGGCCACTGGCAGCACTACAGCGAGAATATGTTCTCCTTCGAGGTGGAGAAGGAGCAGTTTGCTCTGAAGCCCATGAACTGCCCGGGCCACTG cCTTATGTTTGACCATCGCCCGAGGTCCTGGCGAGAGTTGCCACTGCGGCTTGCCGACTTTGGGGTGCTTCATAGGAACGAGCTGTCGGGGGCACTCACGGGCCTCACGCGGGTGCGGAGGTTCCAGCAGGATGACGCTCACATATTCTGTGCCATGGAGCAG attgAGACTGAAATAAAAGGATGTTTGGACTTTCTGCGTACAGTCTATAGcatatttggattttcttttaaactgaaCCTGTCTACTCGCCCGGAAAAATTCCTTGGGGATATTGAAGTCTGGAATCAAGCTGAGAAA CAACTTGAAAACAGTCTTAATGAATTTGGTGAAAAGTGGGAGTTAAACCCTGGAGATGGAGCTTTCTATGGTCCAAAG ATTGACATCCAGATTAAAGATGCCATTGGTCGGTACCACCAGTGCGCAACCATCCAGCTGGACTTTCAGTTGCCCATCAGATTTAATCTGACTTTTGTAAG ccATGATGGTGATGACAAGAAGAGGCCAGTGATTGTCCATAGAGCCATCTTGGGATCGGTGGAGAGGATGATTGCTATCCTCACAGAAAACTATGCAGGCAAATG GCCCTTCTGGCTGTCTCCTCGCCAGGTAATGGTGGTTCCAGTGGGACCAACGTGTGATGAATATGCCCAAAAG GTGCGGCAGCAGTTCCATGATGCTAAGTTCATGGTGGACGTCGACCTGGACCCGGGCTGTACGCTAAACAAGAAGATCAGAAACGCACAGTTAGCGCAGTATAACTTCATCCTGG TTGTtggtgaaaaagagaaaactagcGGCACCGTCAACATCCGCACAAGAGATAACAAGGTCCACGGAGAACGAACTATTTCTGAAACCGTTGCGCGGCTGCAGCAGCTCAAGCAGTTCCGCAGCAAGCAGGCGGAAGAAGAGTTTTAA